The genomic window AAGAAGGAAGAGCGAAAAAGATATGAGAGATGGCAGGCGTGCAGTAAAAACAGAGGAGGTGAGAAAGGGCCTTCAATCGTGAGGCATTCAATTGCTGGGAGAGGAGATCATGATCACCCGATGGTGGCGCAGTAAAGCGATGATAATCATGCCCCTTGTATTGTAAAAAAAAAGGGAGACGGTAAATaaagaaagagtgaaaaaaataaataaagagaagAGGTGTGGCGCGTGATGATGAGCGAGGACCCGGAGGCGAGCCATCATTACGAATCTTGGGCCGGTCGAggcccatcatcatcatcatttgaagCCCCCCTTCCCCTCGTCGTACCCAGCTTGACCCTTTTCTCACTAACCCATTCTGGCTTGGCCTCCAGTGTCAAACCACTAAATAAAGCTCTAGTAGACTATTAACATCGGTTGCTGCACTTCCCCGCTGTAAAAGTAGAGGAATGCATGAGTGTGCAATGGAAGGATGAAGTACAGTGGCGAGAAGCATTGCATGTTGGGGCTCTCCAGATCATGCAGCAGAATTTACTCGTGTGTCCGGTGGATGCATGATCACCTCTTGACAAACCAGGGCTAGCTTAGCTTAGCTTAGCTATGATGGTCTAGATTATAACCAGCTTATAGAATCTACACAGCTTCAGATTATGCAATCTGGGAAGCTGAACCAACCTAACTTTTGTAGCTTTTAGATGTTAAAAGACTATTCTACCCATCCGTATTTCTCCTAGGCGTAGCAGTAGTCGAATGTACTGAGTAAGGgtattttttgtaatttttctcTGTACTGTAGCTTGTCATAGCTTTTGGAAGCTGTGGATCCAAACAGTCTATCAATCCAGCTTTTAGAATCTAGCTTATAGTGATCCAGCTTGTAGAAGCTAGCTTCCAGAATTTGGGTGGGATCCAAACACAGACTATGTTATGTGAAATGTGGCATGCCGGTGGTTGAGCTACACGAGCTTTCGTCCCAACACGACCTTGGGTGCTGATGTGCCATAAGTAAGCAACTAGCATCCTCGCAGAAAAAAAGTAAGCTAGCAACATAACTCGGGCCATAATTTCTCTGTACGTGCGGTTTTCTACCGGCCGGCAACGGCGAGACACCGACGGCCGTGCAGTCTAGACGCGGCCGGCCAGCATCACGTGAGGCCAGCCGGCCAGGCAGCCACACCCCGCCCTCATGATTAGCCACCATTTACGCCGCCCTGCCGCCGCCCGGCCTCGCTCGCCCCCGTTGCGTCCCCGCACATCCCTCTGTCTTTGTTTGCCCTCCTCTTAAACTTTAGTCGCTATTACATCAAATATTCAGacatatacatagagtattaaatatagattaattacgaaactaattgtacagtttataactaatttgtgagatgaattttttaaacataattagtccataattcgACAATGTGCCTAcaataaacatatgctaatgatggattaattaagcttaataaattggTCTTGTGAAGTACTAatgaattctataatttatttttttattagtattcgaacacctCGTACGATATCTTTGCGTGAGTAGATCAAACATGCCCGGCCGAGCATCATAGCATCCCCTCTGTCCCTCTGCGCAAGTTCAAAGGCGTCATGAGTGGCAGACTGGCTGCTAGCCCCCTCGTACGTGCGACGCGCCATGCAGTGCCAGTGCCAGTGCCACCACgcgggcccgcgcgtcagcgaggcgAGGCGAGATCGAGGTCGCGCGCCTATAAATAAGCCCCACCACGCACCCACCCGGATGTGCCAGCAATCCCAACACAAGCTCGTCGCAGAAAGGCAGTGGTGGACTTCGCCATCGATCCCAGCTGCCTGCCTCCAGCCTCTCAGCTCTCTGCTGCCCCCACCAGCAATCTCCATCCACTGCCTGCCCCCCCCTCTGGCCTCTGCTTGCTACTCGAGTGAGCGAGACGCTTTAGCCTCCGTCTTGCCCCCGGCAGCGAGCGGCAAACGAGGTGATGCATGCTCTCAGTCTCGTCACTTTTTCCATGGCGATGCGCTTGGTTCGTGCATTGCATGCATGCACAATCATGGATCCATGTGTGGCAAATGGGGCCTCACCTTCTCTCTTAGTACCATGGTGTAGAACAGTACAAGTAGAACGCTTGGTGCTTCATTCCCTTTTTGTTCGTTTCTGCTTTTCACAATCTGCTGCCCCCAATGCCTTTGATTTGTTTATAGGGGATGCCTTGGCAACCAACCTTGCAAGTTGGATGCTCTTTCTAGTGGGAGGCTGTACTAGCGTGGAGTATGCTTGATTCACAATGGTGTAAGTGTAATGATGTGCCTAGAATCAGCAAAACTCTCTACAGTCCTTTTTTTTATTGAATAGAAGTTTCAGAATGGACGTGTTTCAGTAtctactgctgctgctctgctAGCACGCTGTTCCATTTTGCATGACTTACATGTCTTACATGTCTGATACTCTGAAACATGGGGCCCCCACAGGCAACCATGTCTGACTGCTATCTCTACTAACTTCGTTTCGTTCCCTGTTGTGGCATGGCAGGCAAGGGCGATCGAGGATGGACAGACTGAACGCGAAGCTGTACCTGCAGAACTGCTTCATCATGAAGGAGAACGAGCGGCTGCGCAAGAAGGCGCTGCTGCTGAACCAGGAGAACCAGGCCCTGCTCACCGAGCTCAAGCAGCGCATCGCcaaaacggcggcggcggcggccaacaACAACGGCAACGCCAAGGCCAACGGGAATGTGGCGGCAGCAGCAGGCAACCGCACGCCGATCCCGGACCTCAATGCCGCCGCTCCAGGTCTAGGGGCGCATGCCGGCCACGAGAAGGCGGCGTCGCCCAAGCCAAAGAAGGCGGTCGCAAACTGATGCGGCTTGATTAGTTCTAGTCACGAGCTAGCTATAAGTTTGTAGTTATCATTACCGGTTTACCTCTTCTGGATGCATGTCAAGAACGTCTGCTTCGTTTTAGCTAATGGCCTAATGGAATTGCATGCCTAATGATGTGCTGCTGAATCCTTCTGGAGGGATAGCTAGATCAGCTAGGGgtatttggaggaatctggatggatgaatttgtgagagagtGAACTGTGAATTTCAGTCATGAACAGTGAACTCCGGCTGAAATTCACACCAGCCGATCTAGCTATCCCTCCAGAAGGATTCAGCAGCACATCGTGTGCTGTATGGCAGTGGTGCTTAAGCAGCTCTTTCTTCCCTGTGATCGTTAGGACATGTAGAGCTATCTGCTGCATGCTCGATGATGATGTGCCAATCTAATACATGGTGCTACCATCTTTTTACACGAAAAACTCAGTACAGTGTAGGTTGTCTAAGTGCAGTGCAAAAATATCAAATAGCCCAACCACAAAGCAATGGAATAGGACAATCATCAGGTTTGACAATTCAGAAGGCTAAATGCTCATTTGAGATAGCATCTTAAACTGCAGAAATGGCAAGGATATGCTGCTTAAGTATACACTTGTACAAGTGGCATTCAAGCTCCATGAGACTATGTGACAATGCAGTAGTTTATAAGGACAGAAAACTAACCTCCAACATAAGCATGTTACTCTGTTGGCATATCCATTAGTCAAAATCAAGAGGCCAACAGTCACCACTCACCAGTCGCCAGCATTACTCTCTGCCAAGTAAAAAGATCAGTTTGTCAGTGGACTGAACTGGGTGAATTTAATTTCTCGATCATGGTAGAACAAACCATCCAATTGGCTCACTGGGCACCACCAAGTTCAATCGGAACCACAACAGAGGgaacaaaaaaaagagagaaagaaactGTATTATAGATTGCACTAATCAGTAGCCCTTATTTCCTGTGCTGCACATGCAAGAAGCATCATGCCCATCATGTCCGTGCTTTTCCCCACATAGCCAAGAGTCCAGGAGCTATTTGACAGATCCACACTTCCTAGATTACATCACCCTGATCAGCTGTTCTCTTGCACATTGTAACCAAACATAGGCCTGACAGCAATCAGACCGCGAACCGTCCATCCAACAGTTCACTGTGAGACTTGCGTAGCAGACTGAGGACATTGTTATCGCCCGGTTCGtaggcttataagccatactttttcagccaacgaacaatatttttctctcacaccaaatcagccaacagtactttcagctattgcttatcagccaaacaagcccaaacgaaccggACGTATGGTCCACAGACCAGTGTGCACAGGGAATGATCGGCTGAATTAAACTTAGCATAGACATGTAACTAAGCGTGCACATGATCTTTGGGTACTGACCAGACCAGAATAAGTAGATGCCATGGATGCCTTTGTTGATGAAGTAAAAACGCTGATGTAGATGAAGAACACTGACTGCTTCACCAAGTTGTAGCAGTGACATTGGAAAGACCTTCTGAGTACTATAGCACCTTATTACTTGACTGTTTAGGTGTTTGTTTCGGTGATATTGACGTGATAACGTCTACCAAGTTGGTTTTCACTGATCAAGACCATGTTAGTCGAAAAATATGCCAATGTTGAAGCAAAGACAAACTTTCCAGTGGCCTGCTGCTGGGCCAACGCCCATGCCGAGTTGCCTTCCCAATCTTGGATGTCCTTGTTCAGTTGTTTGGGCAACGGCAGAGCCATCAATACTGCAGTTTCCATCGGCTCAACACGCTGAGCATTCACAGAGGAACActatgtcaaa from Miscanthus floridulus cultivar M001 chromosome 11, ASM1932011v1, whole genome shotgun sequence includes these protein-coding regions:
- the LOC136490620 gene encoding protein LITTLE ZIPPER 4-like isoform X2, with product MDRLNAKLYLQNCFIMKENERLRKKALLLNQENQALLTELKQRIAKTAAAAANNNGNAKANGNVAAAAGNRTPIPDLNAAAPGLGAHAGHEKAASPKPKKAVAN
- the LOC136490620 gene encoding protein LITTLE ZIPPER 4-like isoform X1 → MVQGRSRMDRLNAKLYLQNCFIMKENERLRKKALLLNQENQALLTELKQRIAKTAAAAANNNGNAKANGNVAAAAGNRTPIPDLNAAAPGLGAHAGHEKAASPKPKKAVAN